The DNA sequence GCCTTGGATGAGGTGGGGGCACAGGGCCTTCACGGCTTCTGAAGGCTACTCCCACACCTTCCAGCTCCCGCCCCCTTCACTCTGCCAGCTCTCGGAGCTCCAACCCCAGCAGAAGACCCTCCCTCAACTCCACACTGGGGCAGCACACTTCACATGGAATTCCACGCCTGTCCAGGTCTCCGCTGCCCAACATAAGGGCCGTGCCTGATGAGACTCTGAGTCCCCCAGGGCTGAGGCCTGCTATGGAGACACTTTCAAAAAGCCAAAGTCTGGGGGAGTTGCACAGGCAAGTCTTTCAATGGCTGTGGCTTGGCCCAGCGCTGGCCCCTCCTCCTCTGTGACCCCCCAGGCTGGAGAAAGCCCATCCTCAAAGTGGGGGCAATGGCAGATCTGGTTCCAAGCCCCACAACAGCCCCACCAAGTACACACCATGGTGACGTATTCCACTTCCCGCTGATCATCCAGGGCAGAGGAGGTGGGCTTTGTGCAGGCCTTCCTCTGGGAGGGGTCGTGGGAGGTCCCGGTTGACTGCAGGGCCAGATTTGCATAGCAAAGGTCCCCCTCCGGGGGCTGGAGCACCTTGGAAAGAAAGCCCAGGTCCTCTTCCTTGGAGGGACACAGAccctcccagcttcctctgcAACCCCCACACCTGTCCCCTTCCAGCTCTCCCCCATTCTGGCTGTTTCCATCATCCACCCCCCATCCTCCCATGCCCTGCAACTGGGCCATAAGCACACAGACACTTGGGCACATAGTTTGTCTGATACGTTTGGACCTCAGTGCTcctgggagaaggaaaatgaggacagagagaaaggagctgTCTGGGCTCTCTGGTCTGACCTCGGGGACTCTCTTACCTGCTCTGGGGATGTCCCAGCAGCTAAAAGACAAGAACAATCAGAATTAGAAAGCCCATCCCTAGACTCGCAGGGCTCCCAGGTCTGGGGAagagaaatctggaagaaaagaggTGAATTAGCCTCCAGGATCAGAGAGATGAGACCTGGTTCTGACTCCTCAGATGACACACTCTGTGACATtggtcacttcacctctctgagcttccagtTCTCCACCTGAGAAATAAGGAGACCTCGCCCATCTCCCCCACATCACAGAAGGGCAATTAGCTGATTGGGTGGCCCTGCCACCAATCAGCGTCCCTGGGGTTAAGTTCCCTTCCGTGCAATTGCAGGCTCAGACTAACTTCTGCCAGAagttctgcctggaatgcccccATTTCCCTACCGGTTTGGTCATTCAGGAGTCAA is a window from the Ailuropoda melanoleuca isolate Jingjing unplaced genomic scaffold, ASM200744v2 unplaced-scaffold72242, whole genome shotgun sequence genome containing:
- the LOC100474803 gene encoding CMRF35-like molecule 1 encodes the protein MSQSVSSEESEPGLISLILEANSPLFFQISLPQTWEPCESRDGLSNSDCSCLLAAGTSPEQVLQPPEGDLCYANLALQSTGTSHDPSQRKACTKPTSSALDDQREVEYVTMAPFPKEDISYAALSWELLNQEPTYCNMNYHVARVPSRSHEESMEYSSIRRP